One window of the Rosa rugosa chromosome 3, drRosRugo1.1, whole genome shotgun sequence genome contains the following:
- the LOC133741035 gene encoding uncharacterized protein LOC133741035, with protein sequence MPTEVNHLPDHDSKPISTTLCWLDKMKALSHQEDELAKAVQKKIVRKNLTANKPASNQKKTCICAPTQHEGSFRCHLHRVSVESHNKSNINAKNVLDLDGKQPRLSRFGRDASTRACHDSLPLTMAEQVN encoded by the exons ATGCCAACTGAGGTAAACCACCTGCCTGATCATGACTCCAAACCCATCAGTACTACTCTTtg CTGGCTTGACAAAATGAAGGCTCTGTCTCATCAAGAAGATGAATTAGCCAAGGCAGTACAGAAGAAGATTGTAAGGAAGAATTTAACAGCAAATAAACCTGCTTCAAATCAGAAGAAGACTTGCATATGCGCTCCAACTCAACACGAAGGTTCATTTAGGTGTCACCTCCATCGAGTCAGCGTAGAATCACATAATAAGTCAAACATTAATGCCAAGAATGTTCTTGATCTGGATGGTAAACAGCCTAGGCTATCCAGATTTGGTAGGGATGCATCTACTAGAGCTTGCCATGACAGCCTACCTTTAACGATGGCTGAGCAAGTTAATTAA
- the LOC133739987 gene encoding AUGMIN subunit 3 isoform X2, with the protein MSGATLCALLGDLGYEGADALDPDSFEWPFQYDDARPILDWVCSSLRPSNVLSLTELSRYEQFLQEGKLLEGEDLDFAYDSISAFSSSRDNQEAVFAAEEGLKDIRDATLAYRSEALQLQKQLRHLDSQFDMLTGQASALIQGRRARVATTSTINGHLTTIDDTLSAKNLQMNAVLGRIASTAQELAHYHSGDGDGIYLAYSDFHPYLLGDSSCIKELNQWFAKQLDTGPFRLVAEDGKSKCSWVSLEDISNIIVRDLEKSQHQRVSELQRLRSIFGTSERQWVEAQVENAKQQAILMSLKSQVSSDEAHIHLDLHSLRRKHSELVGELSNSYNKEEKLLSETIPDLCWELAQLQDTYILQGDYDLKVMRQEYYINRQKAFINHLVNQLARHQLLKLACQLEKKHMLGAYSLLKVIESEVQAYLSATEGRVGRCLALIQAASDVQEQGGVDDQDHFLHGVRDLLSIHSNAQAGLSTYVSAPGIVQQISSLHSDLMTLESDLETSLPEDRSRCVNELCTLIQSLQKLLFASSTTAQPILTSRPLMKELDEMEKINAKLSAAVEEVTLEHRKKNEIVKHHSQEVGLQRGVFVDFFCNPERLRSQVRELTARVRALQVS; encoded by the exons ATGAGCGGAGCCACACTGTGCGCGCTGTTGGGCGATTTGGGGTACGAAGGCGCCGATGCATTGGACCCCGACAGTTTCGAATGGCCTTTTCAATACGACGACGCTCGACCTATTCTCGATTGGGTCTGCTCCAGCCTCCGCCCCTCTAACGTTCTATCCCTCACCGAGCTCTCTCG GTACGAGCAGTTTTTGCAGGAGGGAAAGCTGTTAGAG GGGGAAGATTTGGACTTTGCTTATGATAGCATTTCTGCCTTTTCTTCCAGCCGAGACAACCAGGAGGCGGTTTTCGCAGCTGAAGAGGGACTCAAAGATATTCG GGATGCAACTCTGGCATATAGATCTGAAGCTTTACAGTTGCAGAAGCAGCTTAGACATCTGGATTCTCAATTTGACATGCTTACTGGTCAAGCTTCTGCTTTGATCCAAGGTAGACGGGCTCGAGTTGCTACAACATCTACTATTAACGGACACCTTACTACCATAGATGACACCCTTTCCGCAAAAAATTTGCAG ATGAATGCAGTTCTTGGAAGGATTGCGTCTACAGCACAGGAATTGGCTCATTATCACTCTGGGGATG GGGATGGAATCTATTTAGCATATTCAGACTTTCATCCGTACTTGCTTGGAGATTCATCCTGTATAAAGGAGCTCAATCAGTGGTTTGCTAAGCAGTTGGACACG GGCCCCTTTCGTTTAGTTGCTGAAGATGGAAAGTCCAAGTGTTCGTGGGTGAGTCTTGAAGACATCTCAAATATCATTGTGAGAG ATTTAGAAAAATCCCAGCATCAACGTGTCTCAGAATTGCAACGACTGCGTTCTAT TTTTGGGACAAGTGAAAGACAATGGGTGGAAGCTCAAGTTGAGAATGCTAAGCAACAAGCTATTCTAATGTCACTTAAATCTCAAGTTTCATCAGATGAAGCGCACATTCATCTTGATCTTCATTCCCTTAG GAGGAAACATTCGGAACTTGTCGGAGAACTATCAAATTCTTATAACAAGGAAGAGAAATTGTTATCTGAG ACTATTCCGGATCTTTGTTGGGAGCTGGCTCAACTCCAAGACACATACATATTGCAAG GTGATTATGACTTAAAGGTCATGCGACAAGAGTACTATATCAACCGGCAGAAAGCG TTTATAAATCATCTTGTCAATCAACTTGCGAGGCACCAACTGTTAAAGTTAGCTTGCCAGTTGGAAAAGAAACACATGCTTGGAGCATATTCGTTGCTGAAAGTTATTGAATCAGAGGTGCAAGCCTACCTGTCAGCAACTGAAGGCCGTGTG GGTCGTTGCCTAGCCCTAATCCAAGCTGCATCTGATGTACAAGAACAAGGAGGAGTGGATGATCAAGATCACTTTTTGCATGGCGTTAGAGATCTTTTGAGTATCCATTCAA ATGCTCAAGCTGGGTTGTCAACATATGTATCAGCTCCGGGTATTGTGCAGCAAATATCTAGTCTTCATTCAGATTTGATGACCCTTGAGTCAGATCTTGAGACCTCTCTTCCAGAGGACAGAAGCAGATGTGTCAACGAGCT GTGCACTCTAATTCAGAGTTTGCAGAAATTGCTGTTTGCATCTTCAACAACTGCGCAACCAATACTGACATCTCGG CCATTGATGAAAGAGCTTGATGAAATGGAGAAAATAAATGCAAAACTCTCAGCTGCAGTTGAAGAGGTGACACTAGAGCATCGTAAGAAAAATGAG ATAGTTAAACACCACTCCCAAGAAGTTGGGCTTCAACGGGGTGTGTTTGTTGATTTCTTCTGCAATCCTGAGCGTTTGAGGAGTCAAGTTCGGGAGCTAACTGCACGAGTCAGAGCTTTGCAGGTTTCATAA
- the LOC133739987 gene encoding AUGMIN subunit 3 isoform X1 — protein MSGATLCALLGDLGYEGADALDPDSFEWPFQYDDARPILDWVCSSLRPSNVLSLTELSRYEQFLQEGKLLEGEDLDFAYDSISAFSSSRDNQEAVFAAEEGLKDIRDATLAYRSEALQLQKQLRHLDSQFDMLTGQASALIQGRRARVATTSTINGHLTTIDDTLSAKNLQMNAVLGRIASTAQELAHYHSGDGDGIYLAYSDFHPYLLGDSSCIKELNQWFAKQLDTGPFRLVAEDGKSKCSWVSLEDISNIIVRADLEKSQHQRVSELQRLRSIFGTSERQWVEAQVENAKQQAILMSLKSQVSSDEAHIHLDLHSLRRKHSELVGELSNSYNKEEKLLSETIPDLCWELAQLQDTYILQGDYDLKVMRQEYYINRQKAFINHLVNQLARHQLLKLACQLEKKHMLGAYSLLKVIESEVQAYLSATEGRVGRCLALIQAASDVQEQGGVDDQDHFLHGVRDLLSIHSNAQAGLSTYVSAPGIVQQISSLHSDLMTLESDLETSLPEDRSRCVNELCTLIQSLQKLLFASSTTAQPILTSRPLMKELDEMEKINAKLSAAVEEVTLEHRKKNEIVKHHSQEVGLQRGVFVDFFCNPERLRSQVRELTARVRALQVS, from the exons ATGAGCGGAGCCACACTGTGCGCGCTGTTGGGCGATTTGGGGTACGAAGGCGCCGATGCATTGGACCCCGACAGTTTCGAATGGCCTTTTCAATACGACGACGCTCGACCTATTCTCGATTGGGTCTGCTCCAGCCTCCGCCCCTCTAACGTTCTATCCCTCACCGAGCTCTCTCG GTACGAGCAGTTTTTGCAGGAGGGAAAGCTGTTAGAG GGGGAAGATTTGGACTTTGCTTATGATAGCATTTCTGCCTTTTCTTCCAGCCGAGACAACCAGGAGGCGGTTTTCGCAGCTGAAGAGGGACTCAAAGATATTCG GGATGCAACTCTGGCATATAGATCTGAAGCTTTACAGTTGCAGAAGCAGCTTAGACATCTGGATTCTCAATTTGACATGCTTACTGGTCAAGCTTCTGCTTTGATCCAAGGTAGACGGGCTCGAGTTGCTACAACATCTACTATTAACGGACACCTTACTACCATAGATGACACCCTTTCCGCAAAAAATTTGCAG ATGAATGCAGTTCTTGGAAGGATTGCGTCTACAGCACAGGAATTGGCTCATTATCACTCTGGGGATG GGGATGGAATCTATTTAGCATATTCAGACTTTCATCCGTACTTGCTTGGAGATTCATCCTGTATAAAGGAGCTCAATCAGTGGTTTGCTAAGCAGTTGGACACG GGCCCCTTTCGTTTAGTTGCTGAAGATGGAAAGTCCAAGTGTTCGTGGGTGAGTCTTGAAGACATCTCAAATATCATTGTGAGAG CAGATTTAGAAAAATCCCAGCATCAACGTGTCTCAGAATTGCAACGACTGCGTTCTAT TTTTGGGACAAGTGAAAGACAATGGGTGGAAGCTCAAGTTGAGAATGCTAAGCAACAAGCTATTCTAATGTCACTTAAATCTCAAGTTTCATCAGATGAAGCGCACATTCATCTTGATCTTCATTCCCTTAG GAGGAAACATTCGGAACTTGTCGGAGAACTATCAAATTCTTATAACAAGGAAGAGAAATTGTTATCTGAG ACTATTCCGGATCTTTGTTGGGAGCTGGCTCAACTCCAAGACACATACATATTGCAAG GTGATTATGACTTAAAGGTCATGCGACAAGAGTACTATATCAACCGGCAGAAAGCG TTTATAAATCATCTTGTCAATCAACTTGCGAGGCACCAACTGTTAAAGTTAGCTTGCCAGTTGGAAAAGAAACACATGCTTGGAGCATATTCGTTGCTGAAAGTTATTGAATCAGAGGTGCAAGCCTACCTGTCAGCAACTGAAGGCCGTGTG GGTCGTTGCCTAGCCCTAATCCAAGCTGCATCTGATGTACAAGAACAAGGAGGAGTGGATGATCAAGATCACTTTTTGCATGGCGTTAGAGATCTTTTGAGTATCCATTCAA ATGCTCAAGCTGGGTTGTCAACATATGTATCAGCTCCGGGTATTGTGCAGCAAATATCTAGTCTTCATTCAGATTTGATGACCCTTGAGTCAGATCTTGAGACCTCTCTTCCAGAGGACAGAAGCAGATGTGTCAACGAGCT GTGCACTCTAATTCAGAGTTTGCAGAAATTGCTGTTTGCATCTTCAACAACTGCGCAACCAATACTGACATCTCGG CCATTGATGAAAGAGCTTGATGAAATGGAGAAAATAAATGCAAAACTCTCAGCTGCAGTTGAAGAGGTGACACTAGAGCATCGTAAGAAAAATGAG ATAGTTAAACACCACTCCCAAGAAGTTGGGCTTCAACGGGGTGTGTTTGTTGATTTCTTCTGCAATCCTGAGCGTTTGAGGAGTCAAGTTCGGGAGCTAACTGCACGAGTCAGAGCTTTGCAGGTTTCATAA
- the LOC133739376 gene encoding uncharacterized protein LOC133739376, with product MDQDYYRRSHQVPAFGSWDWNQDLPFTQCFESARQAGFLRYTTYTDEHDQDRDLYVTGDLYQNDVVTPAMIVVPRRRNKMRHPQVKEAKEEGWVMGEVKEPPSPPPRSRPNPKPVDEDLYKISPELLYAKAKKKRGLGFFSSCLLPTCVG from the exons ATGGATCAA GACTACTATAGGAGGAGTCATCAAGTTCCTGCTTTTGGGAGCTGGGATTGGAACCAAGACCTTCCCTTCACTCAGTGCTTTGAGTCTGCAAGGCAAGCTGGGTTTCTGCGCTACACTACTTACACTGATGAACATGATCAGGATCGCGATTTGTATGTCACCGGGGATTTGTACCAGAACGATGTCGTCACTCCCGCGATGATCGTTGTTCCTCGCCGAAGG AACAAGATGCGTCACCCGCAAGTGAAAGAAGCAAAAGAGGAGGGTTGGGTCATGGGTGAGGTGAAGGAGCCACCAAGCCCACCTCCAAGGTCCAGGCCCAATCCCAAGCCTGTGGATGAAGATTTGTACAAAATCTCACCTGAACTCCTCTATGCTAAAGCCAAAAAG AAGAGAGGATTGGGTTTCTTTTCAAGCTGCTTGCTGCCAACATGTGTTGGCTGA